ACCGTGCCCGCCGGCGACGAGGTTGCGCGAATCCCCGTACGTCGGCAAAAACCAGTGAAATGCCAGAGTCATCGAATCCTCTTCCGTCCTTGATCAGCATTCGCTTCGCAACCATGCATGAAAGCTCCAGCGTCGCGAAGCATGTTGTGCGGCGCGAGGGTTGAAACCTCGCAGATTCAATCCGCCCGACTGTGATGCGCCGCACGTCACTGCTCGATGACTGCCGCATCACAATGCTCTTGCAAACGCCGCAACGGGGTCGGAATGGCGCGGGGGGCGCGGCATCATGACGCTCGTGCCTGAATCGAACCGCCGCGCGGTGCTGCGAATGGGCGCCAGTGCCACCGTCGCGGCCGCAGGTGCCTGGGCGTTGAGTGCCTGGCTGGATCCACTCGAACCACAGGCGGCGCCACTGCCCGCCCCGTTCGAACCGTCGACCGCGAGCAGCAACCTGCCCAACAAACTGACGGGCTCGTTCATCTCCAAGGCGCGCGGCGGGGTCAAGACCAACTGGGTGATCGCGCTGCCGCCCGGGCAGACGTCGCAGAGCGGATTGCTGCGGCCGGTTATCGCGCTGCACGGCAAGGACGGCGACGCAAACATGATGCTGGACTGCGGCGTCGAGGACGCGCTGGTCCGGCTGGCCAAGGAGGGCAAGCCACCGTTCGCGGTGGTCGGCGTCGACGGTGGCAGTGACTCCTACTGGCACAAGCGGGCCGACGGCACCGACTCCGGTGCGATGGTTCTCGACGAGCTGTTGCCGATGCTGGGCTCCATGGGCATGGATACGTCTCGGGTGGGCTTCATGGGCTGGTCCATGGGTGGATACGGGGCACTGCGCCTGGGCGCCAAGCTGGGGCCGTCGCGGACCGCGGGGATCTGCGCAATCAGCCCGGCGCTGTACACGTCCTACGCCGACTGCGCACCCAAAGCGTTTGACAGCGAAGAGGACTGGATGACGAACAGCGTCATGGGCCTGCCGGCGTTGTCCCAGATTCCGCTGCGGGTGGACTGCGGGACATTCGACCGTTTCTATCCCGCGACACGCCAATTCGTGAGCCAGCTCAAGACGCCTCCGGCGGTAAGCTTCACCGTCGGAGGCCACGACATGACGTGGTGGCGTTTGCAATTACCCGGCGAGCTTTCCTGGCTGGCGACCTAGCGAGGCATCCCAACAAAGGCATGGCAGTCCGGCAGGAAACCGCGACCAGCCCGCCCTCACCAGCGGGCGATGGCCCCACCCGACAAATCCAGCGACGCGGATTCCGCCCCGACATCGAGGGCCTGCGGGCCGTCGCGGTTGTCGCCGTTGTTGCCTACCACGCGGGCATACCCGGTACCGCCGGCGGCTTCATCGGCGTCGACGTCTTTTTCGTCATCTCTGGCTTCCTGATCACCGGCCTGCTGTGGCGCGAAGTCAGAACCGCTAAAACCATTGCGCTGGGCCACTTTTACGGAGCACGGGCCCGCCGGCTGTTGCCGGCCGCGGCCACCGTCGCCGTCGTCACCGCCATTGCGGCGGCCGCCGTGCTGCCGCCATTGCAGGCGCGCAGCGTATTCCTCGACGGCATCGCCAGTGCGCTCTACGTCGGCAACTACCGCTTCGCCCACCAAGGCACCGACTACCTGAACGCCGAGGCGCCCTCACCGTTCCAGCACTACTGGTCACTCGGCGTCGAGGAGCAGTTCTATCTGGTGTGGCCGGTGCTGATCATCGGCACCGCGTGGTTGGTCGGGCGCGTGCGGCGCGGCGCTAAAGCCGATTCCGAGGCCGATTCCGAGGCCGATTCCAAGGCGGATTCCAAGGCCAAGGCGGCGCCGTACGCGGCCGTGCTGGCGTTGGTTGCCGCGGCCTCGCTGACGGCGGCCGTGCTGTGGACCCGCAGCTCGCCGCCGTGGGCGTTCTTCTCGTTGCCCACCCGCGCCTGGGAGCTGGCCGTCGGCGGGCTGGTCGCGTTGTCGATCGAGCAGTGGCGCCGGCTGCCGCTGCTGCCCGCGGCGGTCGCCGGCTGGGGCGGCCTGACGCTGATCCTGCTGACCTGCACCCAGCTCGGTCCCGCCACGCCCTACCCCGGCACCGCGGCGCTGCTGCCGGCGCTGGGCACCGCGCTGGTCATCGGCGGCGGCTGCGTCACCCGCAGCCTGGGGGTCGGCCGGTTGCTGTGCCGGCCGGCGATGCGCGCGATCGGGCGGGTGTCGTACTCCTGGTACCTCTGGCATTGGCCGGTGCTGCTGCTGATGCCGCGGCTGCTGGGCGAAGCGGGCCTGGCGGCCCGATTGGCCGCGACGGCGGTCTCCGCCGGGCTCGCGGTGATCACGTTGCATCTGGTGGAGAATCCCGGCCGGTTCGCCGCTGCGCTGCGCCGGTCGGCCAAGACGAGCCTGGCGGTGGCCGGGATCGCCAGTGCCGCCACCGCATCCGCCTGCGTGCTGTTGCTGACGGTGATACCGGTTCCGGTCGGCCACGGCCCGGCCGCGGCGAAGGCCACCATCATGGCGCTGCCCAGCGCCGCCCCCAACGCCGGTGCGCAACAAACGGCCGTCGAGCAGGCCCTGGCGCAGGTGCGCGACGCCGTCGCGAAGGCCGCCGGCCTGCGGGCCGTTCCGTCGAACCTGGATCCGCCGCTGGCCCACGCACCGGCCGACAAGGCCGCCGTCTTCGTCAACGGCTGCGTGCGCTCCTGGCGTGACATCGGGCAAAGCGAGTGCGCGGCAGGCGACATCGGCTCTCCGACGACGGTCGCGCTGATCGGCGACTCGCACGCGGCGATGTGGAACCCGGCCTTTGCGCAGGTCGCCGAGCAGCGGCACTGGCGACTGGAAACGATGGCCAAAGTGACCTGCCCGATTCAGGACCTGCCCATCGACAGCCCGTATCTGGGCCGCGAGTACACCGAGTGCGAACAGTGGCGCGCGCAGGTCCTGGCCCGGGTGGCGGCCGAGCATCCGCGGTTGGTCGTGCTGGACATGAGCCGGCGCTACGGCGGCGACTTCGGTTTCGTGTCCTACGACCCGGCGTGGATCGAGACGCTGGGTCGCACCGTCGCACAACTGCGGCGCACCGGCGCGACCGTCCTGGTTCTCGGCCCCGCCCCGGATCCGCAGTCCCCGGTGCCCACGTGCCTATCCGGACACCTGGACGACGCCACCGCCTGCGCGCCAAACCGTTCGGTCGCGGTCAACGACGGCGGTATCTCCGCTGAGCGGGCCGCGGCCACCGGCAATGGCGGCCACTACGCCGACCTCACCGACCTGTTCTGCACGGCACAACGTTGCCCGATGATCGTCGGTAACACCCTGGTGTTTCGCGACGACAACCACGTCACAACCGAATATGCGGAGTTGTTGGCACCAGTGCTGGGCGCACTGGCAGACGGAGCCATAACGGACGGATGACGTTGCGATGACTTTCTTTGCGAATGAACCCCGCCGCGAAAGCGAACGTGTTACGAATATAAGGGTTTTGGAGGTTTGAAATGTCCCCGCTTTTGTTGGTCTGCATCGCGGCTGCTACGCCAGTCGTCGGAATCGGCTTGATGCAGCTACAAGCACGCCTGGAGCAGTGGGACTACGAACGGCACGCAGAAGACTAAGCGCTAAGGGTTGGCGCGTAAAGCCTTGCGCGGCTGGCATTTTGAGGGGGCCAGCCCGCCGAAACTTTCGGTGCCTCGCTACCTCAATAGCTGTGTGCGAATCAGCGGCGCAATCTTGTCAGCCATGTATCGGTGCCCGGCGTCGTTGGGGTGCACGCCATCTGGGCCAATCAGGTCGGGCCTGTCGACGAACCAGTGGGCGCCGATCGGGTCGACGAACGCCGCGCCCGCGGCCCGCGCCTCGGAGTTGAGCACGTCACGAATCTGCAACACGGATTCGGGGACATCGGCGGTCGGCCACGGCGGCCCGATCACCAGGAATCTCGCCGTCGGTGCCAGGATCCGCGCGACTTGGAAGGTGTCGCGCGCCCGGCCGGCCAGCATGCCGGGATCGGTGCCCTGGTCGTTGCGGGAGCCGAAGAACACCACCAGCACGTCGTCGGCCTTGACCGACCTGGCGGTCAGATCCTCGAAAATGCTGCCGTGGTCGCCGGGTACCGCATAACCGGCCCTGCCCTCGGCCGCCACATCGGCGTCGATCTGCAGGCCGCGCTTGGTGAGTGTCTGCCAGGCAACGGCGGTCCACGCGTTCGGGCCCAGGCCACCCTCGTCGGTGCCGGTCGTGTAGGAGTCGCCGACCACCGCGATGTGGGTCAGCCGGCCATCCAGCGTCAATGCCTGGTAAGGCCGCACGGGTGCCGGGGGCGCCACGACTTTACAGCCCAGGCCGACCAGCAGAGCGAGGTTGACGACGAACGCGGCCAGACGACTCACTCTTACCTCCCCTTGTGCACGGCATGGCCTGGTAGTGCACCCCAACCAACGGAAATCGTACGAATAACCGACGCGGACCGGCCGTCAACGCGCTGTTGCACCGTGTGAACCGGGACCGAGTCGATCAGCATGCCCCAAGCTACCAGTGCGGTGCGGTTACCACTGCCAACTCCTGGTCCGAGAGGTTATGGGGCACAGCATGATTCGCGGGCACTCAGGAAGCCGTGCGCTCGGCGACGGGTTCCAGTCCACCGTCGATCTGGTGAACCCTGGCCGGGACCGACTCGCTGGGCTCGGTCGGCTGGGCCGCGGGACGGACGTCGACCATCCGGCGCATCCAGCGACGAGCGGGCTCCTCCACGACGTGATAGAGCAGGCTGGACAGCGCCAGAGCGATCGCGAA
The Mycobacterium sp. 050128 genome window above contains:
- a CDS encoding alpha/beta hydrolase; translated protein: MTLVPESNRRAVLRMGASATVAAAGAWALSAWLDPLEPQAAPLPAPFEPSTASSNLPNKLTGSFISKARGGVKTNWVIALPPGQTSQSGLLRPVIALHGKDGDANMMLDCGVEDALVRLAKEGKPPFAVVGVDGGSDSYWHKRADGTDSGAMVLDELLPMLGSMGMDTSRVGFMGWSMGGYGALRLGAKLGPSRTAGICAISPALYTSYADCAPKAFDSEEDWMTNSVMGLPALSQIPLRVDCGTFDRFYPATRQFVSQLKTPPAVSFTVGGHDMTWWRLQLPGELSWLAT
- a CDS encoding SGNH hydrolase domain-containing protein encodes the protein MAVRQETATSPPSPAGDGPTRQIQRRGFRPDIEGLRAVAVVAVVAYHAGIPGTAGGFIGVDVFFVISGFLITGLLWREVRTAKTIALGHFYGARARRLLPAAATVAVVTAIAAAAVLPPLQARSVFLDGIASALYVGNYRFAHQGTDYLNAEAPSPFQHYWSLGVEEQFYLVWPVLIIGTAWLVGRVRRGAKADSEADSEADSKADSKAKAAPYAAVLALVAAASLTAAVLWTRSSPPWAFFSLPTRAWELAVGGLVALSIEQWRRLPLLPAAVAGWGGLTLILLTCTQLGPATPYPGTAALLPALGTALVIGGGCVTRSLGVGRLLCRPAMRAIGRVSYSWYLWHWPVLLLMPRLLGEAGLAARLAATAVSAGLAVITLHLVENPGRFAAALRRSAKTSLAVAGIASAATASACVLLLTVIPVPVGHGPAAAKATIMALPSAAPNAGAQQTAVEQALAQVRDAVAKAAGLRAVPSNLDPPLAHAPADKAAVFVNGCVRSWRDIGQSECAAGDIGSPTTVALIGDSHAAMWNPAFAQVAEQRHWRLETMAKVTCPIQDLPIDSPYLGREYTECEQWRAQVLARVAAEHPRLVVLDMSRRYGGDFGFVSYDPAWIETLGRTVAQLRRTGATVLVLGPAPDPQSPVPTCLSGHLDDATACAPNRSVAVNDGGISAERAAATGNGGHYADLTDLFCTAQRCPMIVGNTLVFRDDNHVTTEYAELLAPVLGALADGAITDG
- a CDS encoding Rv0518 family GDSL lipase — protein: MSRLAAFVVNLALLVGLGCKVVAPPAPVRPYQALTLDGRLTHIAVVGDSYTTGTDEGGLGPNAWTAVAWQTLTKRGLQIDADVAAEGRAGYAVPGDHGSIFEDLTARSVKADDVLVVFFGSRNDQGTDPGMLAGRARDTFQVARILAPTARFLVIGPPWPTADVPESVLQIRDVLNSEARAAGAAFVDPIGAHWFVDRPDLIGPDGVHPNDAGHRYMADKIAPLIRTQLLR